AttattggtagggacaattctgtcctcccaaaacATTGGTAGAGACATGTCCCTACCGTCCACATGCAAACATATGCccttgctgttttttgtttgtttgtttttaaatgaaaacgttttattttctgtgttgtgaCCTCATATCTGCTGTACTCTATTTGCTTGTGTGTTGGTCAGTATTCCTCTCGGTGCGGGACAGTTTGACCGAGGCTTGTACTTGGAGGGCATCAGGAGGAGGATCACCAGAGAGCTGAAGAGGAGGGAAGCCATGAAGAACCAAGGTAGCAGCACCATCTGTGCCATCTCGTAGACCCTTAAAGTGGACTCTCCAGACCGGACTGGACCGgcccagaccagaccagaccagaccagaccaggcTGGACTGGATTCAAACTGTGCCAGAAACAGGCAGATGGAAAGGACCATAAGGAAACCAGAGTTGACTCAGACCGCAGTGCTGGTTGTGGTAACTGAGCAGAGTGCGCCCTGTATTGGGCAGTGTTGGGAactgtgcgtgagtgtgtgtccttCTGGTCATCACAAGTGACTGGCTGTACTTGAGGGCAGGGACCTTGaggtcagacagacacagcagcagtctggcctttatttattcagcccCCCCTACTCAAACATGACTGGGACGGAGGGGGCTGCCGTCGTGGCTTAATGTTCAGTCTCAAGCTGAAATGTGAACTGATCTAACCTTGCAGCCTCTGTGTAACTGCATTTCATTTACTAATTCATTCTTAAGCATCCAGAACCtcagtgttatgtttttttttaattttctgaacGCTACATCATTGTTCAAATGCCTTGTGAATTTCTCATCAAATCGCACCAAACACAACTGCAGTAAACATTTAGGTTCTTCTTAAACGTCATTTAGGTGTCTGCCATTGGTCGATTTCTAACTTGAACTTTGTTAAGAAAGGAGAGACTGAAGAGGAGCTGTCGTTACATTATTTCTGTCATGAAGTCAAATAAATGATTTCAAGAGAATGACATTAATCAACACTACAGTCATGAGGTTGTTACATGCTACTGTTGAATTTCAGGGAGATCAAATGTATTTGACAGCtaatattaaacttttttttttttttttttaaggaattCACTTGCTATAGATGGAGCATTTTATTCATACTGTTAACGCCTCAcatattttttctcttattaGGCCAAGTGACCCTTTGGAACAGATTGTAACTTATTGCCTTATCTCTCATCTCACTGCTGTGTAACCTTATATATACTACAAACTatccatgtactgtatgttatgtACCACATTAATGAACTTGCATCCACAGCATGAAGAGCGGtctgctccaaaaaaaaaaaaaagtgcctatgggtcttgttttcatttcctcaggACCTCTTATCTTTTTCTATGTCAGCTATGATGTAACACCccttaataaacattttaaaaacacttgttCGTTGAATTGTTGTACATTACACTGCAACgcaagacatttaaaatatataattttattgaTGGAAgtaataacatttatttaccaGTTGGTGCACAGATGTTAACAGAGGTCACATATAACATAACTGTAGTCAGAAGCCACTGAGATAATGGTAAAATACACTTTGGTGTTTTTGGATGCAGAtcaatataatgtttttatttttaatgttttacctGGCAATTGTAAACCTctaactttgcaaagatgaggcagaagagaCTCAGAAAGTAATAGTTAAACATTTtgatatgtatttatttgctttctggtGGGAAGCTAGACAAGAACATCGAGACCAACTCTGTCAGTTTCAGTGCGATACCAAGCAATACCAGGGCCAGGATCATGATATAAATACTGAGATGCTTTTATTGTTAAAAGCAGCTCATGTACTATCATGTAAGGCAGAGAATACATCATAATTGCAATGCACCTCTGAATATGTATTTAATTTCCCAAACATGAGGCATTTCTTTGCTATTCTGTTAAGTACTTAATCATGTGCATGTTAAAACACAAGACAGTATTCATAATGTTAATTCTCTGAACTTATTGACCCTAGTACTAATACTCAAAACAAGACTTTGTATCAGGAGTATCAACACTGGATTGATCCGCCCTTCCACATCTCATCTAACTGTGCGCCAGAAAGTGAATCATTtaccaaatgtcaaactatgcTTTTAATTTATCCCCTTAAGTTGATTTGAAATTTACACGGGCACCGACAACCAAAAACaattataaaaagaaacaggTTTTACTTTAGATTTCAGTCTCTCTACAGGGCATCTGAGACAACGGTGACAGAAAACACGATTTCAGTCTGACTACAGTTGTAAAGTTGGCAACAATGATCCAAAAATTTCGAGCAGCagcattattaattattaagttaacttttgctgtgtgttgtgtcccATGTGCCTCTGAAGAGAGATCATTAAGTgctgtttatatattttctctGGAGAAAGGTCTGAGGTGGAGCTCTGTGAATTTTAAAGAGCTGATGGTCTGAAAAGTGAGGAACGTAACGGCTCAAGAAGAAGTATAGACGTTGACACTGTGGGAGATGTTAGCCACCTCCTTCTCTTGCCTCTGTGCAGAAATAGTTTGCAGATCAtttcacagtgtaaaaacatAACAGGTTGTTACTGAGGTTTTTTTAAATGGGAAACTGACACTTTAAATTTTGGCTTTGGggtgaactgtccctttaaaacCAAACTCCTGCAAACCATCAGTAAAATAATGACGTATGGCTTCTTGCccacaaacaataaatacatatactCCAACCATATGTCGACTACTTAagagtaaaatgtaaattttctttaaaatcccCAGTCTCAGAGTTTCAGTTGAGAGCCCGGGGATTAGCCCCCTCCCTGAGTGAGTTGTGCCAAGTTCTGTGTTGGGAGGGAACACTAGTGTAATCTTCCAGTCCAGTTTATTTACAGTGATGTTTGCCGGTTCAGACTGGCTGAATGGCGATTGGGGACGATGGGGGTGGGGTCTATCGGAAGAGACGGTACATGCGGGGCAGACGTCCGTCCTTGCTGGACAGGGCGGCCTGGATGTGTTCATATGAGGGCAGCTCCGTCAGGTCTCCCAGAGCTGCTACTGCGGGCTTACTGCGCAGCATCTTAGTGGTCACTCTTTTAATATCACTGGCTGTCACATTGCCTGGAAATTATTTTATGACAagtcaaaagaaacaaattagCAGGGTGAAATGAGACTATTTCTACTATTCTTTTTGTAAATTCTATGACACTTTAAGGCCATTCTGTCACGAGTTTAAATGAATGACTAAGAACCACCACTACATTTTGTTCAGTACTCACATATTAGATCACACAGTTCATGCGGCAGCTTTCTCTTTCCTGTGGAGAGAACCTGGCGACCAACATCCTCAAAAATAACCGGCCGTGACTCAAGGTTCATCATCAACATCGACTTCAGCTGAGTCTTGGCCCTCTCTAACTCCATCTGGATatagagggaaaaaataaaatgtttacttttcatGTAAGAATAATCAATATTACAAAAGCTGTGGAGAAGTTTCCCTGCAGTGATCGTTACCTCTCCAGCATTTCCAGCCATTTGAATGAACTCTCTGGTTATTATTTCCACCATTTCCCGCACCTGGAGATGAATGTATATAATGGTAAGACCTCATAAACTGCATTAACAATACTTTTCACAAATACACCACATtcaaatgaagaagaaacaatGTAACTGAAGCTACAAATTACAATTAATACCAATAATGcaaaatttcagttttagaTGGACATTCAACAAAATTGAatcttcctcctttccttcctgtGAAACTGTGATCGGCTAAAAATCTTTATTTGGATGCAAAGGTGCAACATGATATTCTGCAAGGTAAATATAAAAGCTGTTTCACAGTTATTCCAGCCAAAGTCTGCACAATTTAGCCTGgaattatatattattacagTATATCACATTTTTTCAGAGCTTGCCAGTAGTACATAATCATTTCTGGGCTACCATAGCTAGcagcaaacctttttttttaggAACTAAATTCTTtgctttttaagactttaaaGACCCTGCTGCTGTCCTGGGCCTGTACCAACCTGTCTGGGGTCTGCACTGGCATGGATACACAGCAGACCGCTGTCCTCATAGCTGTGATGGTAGGAAGTGGCGTTGTACATCCAATGATGCCTAACACAGACAAGGAAAGTAAAATCAATGACAAGTAATAAAACCGGTTGCTAGAGCTGTATTAGTCAAACTTATTAGTGAAACTCGAGGCGCTCACCTGTTGAGCACGTTCAGGTACAGGCGGGTGAACATGCCTTTCCCGGGCCCTCCTGCAGAGAAGGAGCCTCCTCCACCCATCATCATGTTGAGCACTGCGAACGGGATGAAGTCGTCCTCCTGTAAAGGGAAAacaaatttttttaaatttgagagCTTGTTGCTAACAGGTATCACACACCTGAATGGAGCCAGGCATCAGAAAACACCCACCAGGAAGGAGCAGCTCTCCAGACCGATCATGATGTGGGTGAGCTCTGGGATCGGGGTGGGGCCAAGGCTCACATCTGACATATCCTTCTCCATCTaacagatttaaaatgaaaaaagttatAATCATGCCTCCTAAGAAAGACAAGTCTAAAAACAATGTTAATTTTGCTCAATAACTCCACAGCTCCACATTTCTAGTGGATGTGTGACTAAACAACTTGTCAATGCtgtgttaaaaagaaaagtggccAATAATACAGAAAACTTGTAAACAACGAAACCAGTGAATCACCTTGACAATGCCACCAGTGTACTGTGCTACAGACTGGTCCACGTTGGCCACGGTGCTCGTTCCCCACACTGGCTTCACACCCAGCAGGTATTTCCTGGCACATTCAACCAGCTGCTCGTGCTCGATGCCCACTCCAGCCAGCACCATCCGCTCAGGACAGTAGTAGTTACGCAGGTAGCTGTGAAGCACTTTCCTGTCGATCTTATCCACGTTATCTGCAGGACAAAAGCGAGGCAGTCCCACCGTGTTGCCTCGATATGCAGCCTGGAAGCAGACCATGAAGTTGTGACTTTATTATCAATGAATCCACTACTCTAATAATTTCACCACTATCTGACACCTAAAATAGGGCAGATATAATAtcaattaatatttaatctACAGGttcagatttaaataaaacGTGTGGTAAATTCTCAAAAGTAGAAGAATTTTTGACATGCTACAATtcagaaaaaaagctgcagcaaacatATAAATCAATGACTTTCTGGAAGCTAAAACACATCGATAGTGTCACTTTAAAAACCAGCGATGTGTAACTCACAGCGTGGATCATCTCGGTGAGTAAAGGCTCAGGGTCCGGCCTCATGTTTAGGTCTTCTAACTCAAAGCGCACCACCATTTTGGTCATCTCGATCTCGTCCTCTGCATGTGAACCAACATATTTCGCTTTACCATGACACCGGTGGAGACACCTCGCACAGTTCTCAAGGACTGATCTGTCATTTCAAGTAAAATGACTTGACATACCGAGCAGGCGAGGCTGTAGTACAGCGTCAGAGAGAAGACTAACCACTGTGTCCAGACCCTTCACTTCAGCAGACACTGCATACATGGTGGTATCCCTGCACAGTAAAATGAAAGAAGCTGTATTACTCAATACACAGGAAAGGACACATTTCTATTGAAAAGGTagaaatacacaaatgtaaaattttataacacagagacagacatcgTGCTtaaagattcagattcagaaagACCTTATACCTTGATGTTTGGCAGTCACATATCCCTCCGTGCTTTTCC
This genomic window from Seriola aureovittata isolate HTS-2021-v1 ecotype China chromosome 5, ASM2101889v1, whole genome shotgun sequence contains:
- the pmpca gene encoding mitochondrial-processing peptidase subunit alpha, which gives rise to MATHMSRCRTWSRVQRFGIAAYRKYSSGGRYPNISLSAPLPGIPKPVFASVDGQEKYETKITTLENGLKVASQNKFGQFCTVGILVNSGSRYEAKYPSGIAHFVEKLAFSSTAQYGSKDEILLTLEKHGGICDCQTSRDTTMYAVSAEVKGLDTVVSLLSDAVLQPRLLEDEIEMTKMVVRFELEDLNMRPDPEPLLTEMIHAAAYRGNTVGLPRFCPADNVDKIDRKVLHSYLRNYYCPERMVLAGVGIEHEQLVECARKYLLGVKPVWGTSTVANVDQSVAQYTGGIVKMEKDMSDVSLGPTPIPELTHIMIGLESCSFLEDDFIPFAVLNMMMGGGGSFSAGGPGKGMFTRLYLNVLNRHHWMYNATSYHHSYEDSGLLCIHASADPRQVREMVEIITREFIQMAGNAGEMELERAKTQLKSMLMMNLESRPVIFEDVGRQVLSTGKRKLPHELCDLICNVTASDIKRVTTKMLRSKPAVAALGDLTELPSYEHIQAALSSKDGRLPRMYRLFR